TAATTTTGGCTAATTTTGACTCAATTTTGTGAAATCCCACCTCCAAATTCGACGCAAAGTCTTCTGTGATGGTTTCCTGTGTCTAAAACCAACCCTTAATCCATCAATAATCTGCCATGGCAAAATAATCGAATGATCGAAAAAATGGCCCATTTGCCAagtttttacatttttttaacGTTTTCAGAAGTTTATGATGCTATCGAGTGTCATTAATCTGCCGTGAATTCGAGGTTTCTCCCAGTGTTTTTTTCAGATTCTTGGCCCATTTGGTGAGACAAACCTGaacaaaaaaatataacatGACTGAATAAAGTTACATAAGAAATGCTTGAAAAAATCAACAAACGAATTTGAATTAGCTAGCTGAATCGGCCGTTACCTGCGGGATGAGTGAAGTGGCgaaattttacttttttcCATCTCTGCATTCTTTTAATCaataaagtaattttattcacattttcagtgaaatttcaaaatttcaGGCCATGACTGTGACAAAAAGTGATATGCGTTCTGTCATAGTGTGTTGTCGTTTGAAATTTCTAGATCTGGGGAATTAAACGGCAcaaagttaaatttttgAACTTATTTTCACGTGATTTTTTATAGAAACCTGCAAATAGATGAATCTTGAATTTTATAAGGATTATGGCCTTAAGTGTCAGAGGTTTAGAGTATCTATAGTTTATCTTACCTCTAGTGGATATTCCTGGAAGCTTTTCCTTCAGAAATTTTATGGCTGAGAAACTATACTGCGAtttcacaaattttaaGAGATCTTCAGGGATAGTTTGAAATTTAACACTACTTTCACACAACTCgaaaatttacacatttccaATAACAATTAATTGAAAAGGTTATTAAGTTAATCTggataataaaaatttactgAAGAATCGTTAAAGTACGATGGGGAACAAGCAAGGATTGGAACGAGCCAAGCTGtaaaagagtaaaaataatagtagCATGTAGTCATAGGAGTTGATAGTATATTAAACCATGTAGTATTGTTAGGGATACAATACTCCTTGATGCTAATACGTTAGTGTGTGAGAGTGTGTGCGTGGGATCGAGCTTTGAGGTTACTTGAGGCAGAACTTGACAAGGAAGACAACGAGAGATGCGACAACAACGAAAACGACAACGACAACAACCATAAGGACGTACTTCTTCTTGTTGGTGTCCTCCTTCTCGTCAGTGGGAGTGAGGTCGAATCTCTTCTTGGAGGGATCCTCAGTGAAGGGCTTGTAGGTAGCGAGCCTGTCCTCACCAACTTGAGAAACGAAGTCGTCCATCCTCTTCTTGAAAAGCTTCATGTAACCTTCCTCGGAGTTCTCATCAATGGTGGGAACGAAGACCTCAGCCCAGGTGAGTTCAGGTGTGAGTCTGAAGTGAAGTCTTGTGGAAACCCAGGCCCAGTTGTAGTACTTCATCTTGATGAGGAAGGGGGCGAGTTCACCTTTCCAGAAGACCTTGACGTAGTGGACGTAGTCGCACTTCATATCCTGATCCCTGCCAACTCTCAAGAGACGCTCGCCGAAGTAAACGTGCTTTACATTGACGTATTCCCAGCCCTCTTTTTTAAAGGTGTATGCCTTGTATCCCTGCTTGTCACTGTCGAAGTGTTTTACGACGAGTCTGTCAGTGGCCTTTGAATCTTTGTCGATATCAAGAGAGAGACCCTTTTGTAAGGTGGCTTGCCCAAAGATAAGGGCGGACTTTAGCGCGTGTGTCAAGAGGACAAAAAAGAAAAccttaaaatatttattcatgGGTGGATAACTAAGAgtattgaaaataaatttatgataTTAGTGCACTGCAGTGTTGGTGTGTTAATTACTATGGGGTCAAGGATTTACTGTTTGTTTGGATTCCGGCTCCCGAGCACCCTAGAAAACCTGCCCTTTGACAATAATTCTTAGCCCTGGAACTCCCGAACAGAGCAACTCCGCCTCTGCCCCCGACTTACTCAGCCAAGTGCCAAACTAtaacaaatgtgtaagacCAAAAAAACAGTTGGAGCGGAAATCGGGCCAAAACCAGAAATTTTTTTACGTAATTTGTCTCC
Above is a window of Theileria parva strain Muguga chromosome 2, complete sequence, whole genome shotgun sequence DNA encoding:
- a CDS encoding putative 23 kDa piroplasm membrane protein, producing MNKYFKVFFFVLLTHALKSALIFGQATLQKGLSLDIDKDSKATDRLVVKHFDSDKQGYKAYTFKKEGWEYVNVKHVYFGERLLRVGRDQDMKCDYVHYVKVFWKGELAPFLIKMKYYNWAWVSTRLHFRLTPELTWAEVFVPTIDENSEEGYMKLFKKRMDDFVSQVGEDRLATYKPFTEDPSKKRFDLTPTDEKEDTNKKKYVLMVVVVVVFVVVASLVVFLVKFCLK